The segment CGCCCGCGCGTGAGCGCCTGCTCGGCGGCGGTCACCACCCGTCGTTCCAGCTTCGTGGTGGCCTGCATGGACGCCGATGCTACCGACCGAGCGTGCGCACCGCGGACATCAGCAGACGCCAGAAGGCGTCCACATCCAGACCTACCGCGATGTCCGCCTCCGGGTTGCGCCCGGAGCGGCGATGCAGGTCGACGACGGTGGCACCACGGGTGTACGTCCCGACGAGCTCAACCGCGACCGGCGCCGTGACCGTGCGCACGATCGACGCGTCGATGACCTGCGCCACGGCGATCGGATCGTGCACCGGGGGATGCTCGAAGCCGAACACCCGCCGGTACGTGCTCGCGAAGAACGTCATCAGCTCCGCGCACATGTCACCCAGCCGGGTGCCCAGCCCGCGGAACTCGGCGATGATCTCGTCGGTCGCCAGCGCCTGGTGCGTGACGTTCAAGCCGATCATCGTGGCCGGCACTCCGGAACGAAGCACGATGTCGGCCGCCTCCGGGTCGGTGACGATGTTGAACTCCCCGTACGGCGTGGTGTTGCCCCGCTCCGTCGAGCCGCCCATGAACACGATCCGGCTGATGCGCGGCACGACCGGCGGGTGGCTGCGCAGCAGCAGGGCGACGTTGGTAAGCGGCCCGGTGGCGATCAGCGTGACCGGCTCGGCCGAGTCCGCGATCAGCCGGCGCATCAGTTCGACCGCGTGCACGCCCGCGAGCTCGCCGACCGGTACGTCCAGCTCCGGCCCGTCCAGCCCGGACGCCCCATGGATGTCCTCGGCCACAGTGAGCTCGCCGACCAGCGGCCGGTCGCAGCCGGCCGCGACCGGGACGCCGGTGACCCCGGCCAGCGCGAGGACCTTCAGCGCGTTCCGGGTCGTCTTCTCGAGCGTCTGATTGCCGGCGACCGTGGTGACGCCGAGCAGGCGTACCCGGGCGTCGCCGGCGGCCAGCAGCAGTGCCAGCGCGTCGTCGTGCCCCGGGTCGCAGTCCACGATGATCGGCCGAGCCGCGAAGTCACCCACAGGAATGACCATAGAACGGGGACGACGTTGTGTACGGTCGCTCCCCATGGAGATGGATCAGCAGACCCGTCAGGCGGTGCTGGCGGCGGCGCGCCTGTCGCTGGCGCAGTGGACGCATCAGCTCGGCGCCGCCGGGATGGAGGCGATGCGCCTGGTGCCCGGCCTGGCCGCCGCGGTGGATCAGCACGTCGCGCAGATCAGAGAGACGATCGGCCGGGTACGCCCGGACACCCTCGCCGCCTACGCGGACGGGGTCGCCGACACCGTCACCGCCAAAGGCTGGAGCGCCGACGAGACGAAGGCCGGCTGGCATCGTGCCTCATGGCCGTCCCTGCATCTGCTGGCCATATGCGTGCTGGCCGAAACCACTGCGTGACGCGACGGTTCCGGCCAGCGGTTCGGGCAGACCCGGTCAGTCGACCGTCCGGCGGCCCTGCTCGTGCGGCAGGTCGGCCTCGATGCGCTCCTTGCGCACCTCGGCGCTGACGGTCTCCTCGTCGGTGACGCTCTCCTTGCCGAGACGCACCCGCTCCACCGGCACGGTCTCGGTGTCGACCACCGGCCGCTCGGCGTGCAGGGTCACCTCATGCTCGGACTCGGTCAGATCCGGCCCGGAGAAGGCCGCGCCACGGTTGGCCTCGGTGATCGGCTCCCGCTCGAGGCGCACCTCCTCGCGCTCGACCGGCACGTTGACCTGCTGCTGCTCGCTCACCACGTACTTGCGCAGCCGGGCCCGGCCGGCCTCTTCGCGCTCGGTGCCGGTCTGCAGCCGCTCCTCCGAGCGGGTCATCGCGTCCGCACCGGTGACGTCCGTGTCCCCGGTGGTCGTACGCCGGTAGTTGGCGTCCCCGGCGGCGGCGCCGGCCTGGTATGCCTCTGAGCTGTCCGCCCAGCTCATGCCGTAGTACTCGTACAGCCGCTCGACGTCGTCGCGCAGCAGCGGCTCGTCGTCGGAGGCGTCCACGTTCGGCGCGTCCTTCACCTTCGCCTTGTCGAACGGCACCACGAGCCGGTCGCCCTGCAGGTCCGCCTCGTCCAGCGGGACCAGCGACTCGTTCATGCCGAACAGTCCGGTGTTGACACTGGCCCAGGATGGCCGGCCGGTGCCGTCGTGCCAGATCTGGCCGACGCTGCCGATCTTGTCGCCCTCGGGGTCGTACACGTTGCGGCCGGAGAGCGTGTGAATCTGGTCGATGGTGATCATCAGGGGGTCTCCTTTCGTTCGGTACGCCCCACCACTACCCACCGGATTTTCGGCCATGCAGGAACATTCGAAGAATCCGAGTCTTTCACCCATGACAAGGAAAATCTTCACCGCGCAGGTGATACCGCCGGTATCGCGGGTAACGAGGCGGCGGAGCGGTATTCATGGAGGGGAAAACGGTGATCACAAAGGACGATCTCGGCGTCCTGAACGGCGCCGAGGTGTACGACAGCGCGGGCGACCGGATCGGTGCGGTCGGCCAGGTCTACCTCGACCCGCACAGCGGCGACCCGCTGTGGGTGACTGTCCGGACCGGATCGCTGAGTTTCCAGGAGTCGTTCGTGCCGCTGCACGGCGCGCACCTGGACGCCGGCCGGCTCACCGTGGCGGTCGAACAGGCCCGGATCCGGCAGGCGCCGCTGCTTTCCGCCGGCGGTCCCCTCGAGCAGGACGACGCCGACCGTTTGTCTGCCCACTACGGGCTGACCTCGGACGATGATGCGATGACCCGGTCGGAGGAGCGGCTGGTCACCGGCACCCGCCGCGAGCCGGCCGCCAAGGTGCGGTTGCGCAGATATCTGGTCACCGAAGAACGGCAGATCACCGTTCCGGTGACCCGCGAAGAGGTACGCCTGGAGCAGGTCCCGTTGGGCGAAGAGGCGGATTCTGAAGAGCCCGGCGGGGCCGTGACCCTGCACGAGCAACGCCCCGTGGTGAGCACCGAGACAGTCCCCGTCGAACACGTCCGGCTGACCAAACAGACCGTCCGCGGCGAGGAAACCGTAACCGGCACCGTCCGCAAGGAGAAAATAGAACTCCACACCCCCGAAGAAGCCCGCGGCGCGTAATTTCCCTGCAATTCCCGAACGCTTCCGCGCCCATTCTTTGAAGAGCTCGAATGCGCCCTCAGGCGTACCGGGTGGCCAGCTCCCGCACGATGTCGGCCAGTGCCTGCCGCAACGGCTCCGGGCCGATCACCTCCACGTCGGCGCCGAACCGGAGCAGCTCCTGGCAGGCGTGCCGCACGTTCTCGATCGGAATCGTCGCCCGCACCCACCCGTCCGGCCCCGGTTCGCCTGCAGTCTGCTCCACCGCCCGCAGCACCGCTTGATCGGCCAGGTCGGCGAGCCGCTCCCGGCCCTGCGGCGAGAGCCGGATGACAGCCTCGCCGGTGAACCGGCGGGCCTCGAAGTCGGCCAGGTAGGCATGCCAATGCGCGGCCAGATCGAAGCCGCCCGGCCGCTGGAACTGCTGCGGCGTCACCACGACCCGCCGCAGCTGCGCGACCCGGTAGGTGGAGACCTTGCCGGCGCCGCTCGCGGCCACCAGATACCAGACCCCGGACTTCAACACGAGACCGTACGGGTGAAGCACCCGCCGAACCTCCTGCGGCGCCCGCCAGCGGCGATACTCGGCGTCGACCACCCGTTGCGCCACGACAGCGTCCATGAGCAGGGTCAGGAACGGCTGCACCTGCGCTTCCTGGTACCACCCCGGCGCGTCCAGGTGAAACACCGCAGCGGTACGCGCAGCCTCATCACGCAGCTCGGCAGGCAAGGCGGCGAGCAGCTTGAGTCTCGCCGCGGCCACCTCCTCGGCCAGTCCCAGATCAGCCGCCGGCGCCGGCAGCCCGGCCAGGAACAGCGCCCGCGCCTCGCCGCCGCTCAGCCCGGTCAGCCGGGTGCGATAGCCCTCGACCAACTGGTACCCGCCGTGCTGACCGGTCTCGGCATAGAGCGGCACGCCCGCCGCCTGAAGCCGAGCCAGATCCCGGTACGCGGTACGCACCGAGACACCCAGCTCCTCGGCCAGCTGCCCGGCGGACAGCCGTCCACGCGTCTGCAGGAGCAGCAACATCGACAGGAGACGGCCCGCGGTCATGTCGTCGATCATGCACGGCAACCCTGACAGGTTCTGACACAGCCCGCCGCTACGGTCCCCGCATGAACGATTTCGACTTCCTGTTCGGCGAGTGGAACGTGCACCACCGCAAGGTCACCGACACCCTGGACCCCGAGTGCACCGAGTGGGTGGAGTTCGACGGCCTCTGCGAGGCGCGACCGGTGCTCGACGGCGCCGGCAACGTCGACACCGTGTCGGCGACGCTCCCCGGCGGCCAGGCGTTCGAAGGCATGAGCCTGCGGCTGTACGACCCGGCCGCCGACCGCTGGCGCATCTGGTGGTCCTCCACCACCCGGCCCGGCAAACTCGATCCGCCGGTCGAGGGCCGCTTCACCGACGGCACCGGCATCTTCCTCGGCGACGACACGATCGGCGGCCGGCCCACCCTGGTCCGCTACCGCTGGTCCGCGATCACCGCAACTTCGGCCCGCTGGGAGCAGGACTTCTCCTACGACGCCGGCGCCACCTGGTCCCCGGTCAACTGGATCATGACCTTCACCCGCCGCGACAGCCAGGCCACCGCCACTCCGACGCTTGCCGCCGAGCTCTCACCGTCACCCGCCCAGCCATGACGCCCAGCGACCGCCCGCCGCTCAGCCATGATGACCGGCGGCCACTCTGCCGCTCAGCCATGATGACCGGCGGCCGCTTCGCGGCCAAACAACGCAGCCCCGGTCGCGGCCGCCGGCCTCGTGAAGTTCCGATCGCGCGATAGCCGCGGGCAGCGCGATAGCCGCAAGGCCCAGCCGGGCCCCGGTTTTCCGCCTTCTCGATCATCCAGCTGGGAGCTGCGCACCTTTCGGGCCACCGGAAGAAGCCACAGCTCCCAGCCGGCCCTCGCGAACCGGCCTCGTGGGTCGCCCGGCTGGGAGTTACGGCTGCCTGGCGATCCACCACCGGGCGGGATACGACCGTGAGCGCCAGCCAGGGGAGTCCGGCTGGCTTCCACGGCTGTTTCGGCGAGCGGGAAACGACCGTGACGGCCAGCCGGGCAGCGTGACCGGGCGCTGGCTGCAAGCGGGCGGCGGGAGAAAGAGGCGGCGGGCGAAAGGAGGATGCGCGCCGGCGGTTGAGGAGGCGGCTTAGGATGCCGCTGTGGGCGGTGCGCTCGGAAAGCTCTCCGAAGAACAGCGACGTCTGCTCGACGAGTGGATTCCCGGGGCGGCGGTCGAGCAGGACCACAGCTGGGGCGTCGTGGAGACCACCGTCCTGGAGATGGCCCGGGCCGGGTCGCGGTTCATCGTCAAGGCGGGCGGCGCCGCCGATCACCACATCGAGCGGGAGATCCGCGCCCACCTGCACTGGCTGGAGCCGTGGACGAGCCTGGGGCGAGCGCCGCTCCTGCTGCATCACGACAGCCGGGCCAAGCTGATCGTCACCACCTACCTGCCGGGCGAGCTGGTGCTGGACGCCGAGCAGGTCGGCGATCCCGGCGCCTACCGCCAGGCCGGCGAACTGCTCGCCCTCCTGCACGCCCACACGAGTCAAGCGGACGACGACTATGAACGGCGCGAGAACCAGAAGTCGCTGAAGCTGCTGGCCGGCCCGCACCGGATCGCCGGAACCACCGTGGAGCGACTCCAGAGGATGATCGCCGCCTGGCCGACGCCGCCCGTGACCGTCGTGCCGACCCACGGGGACTGGCAGCCCCGGAACTGGCTGATCCACGACGGCGTCGTCAGCATCATCGACTTCGGCCGGGCGGCGCTGCGCCCGCCGTTCACCGATCTGAACCGGCTGGATGCCCAAGAGTTCCGCACCGGCCCCCAACTCGAGGCCGCGTTCATGGCGGGCTACGGTTCCGACCCGCGCGCGGCGGACGGCTGGCATCGCAGCCGCATGCGTGAGGCGATTGCCACCGCCTGCTGGGCCTACGCGCAGGGCATCGAGGAGTTCGAGGCCCAGGGCCACCGCATGATCGCCGAGGCATCGGAAGCGTTCATCGGCCGTACTCGCTGAAGGCCGGTGAGCCGGGCTCCGGAGCCAGGCGGGCGGCGCGGGCCACGTACGAGATGGCGTGGTACCAGCCACAGACCAGCATGAGGTCGACGGCGCCGTCCGGGCCGACGGCCTCAGCGAGCGCGGCCCACTCCAGGTCATCCAGGTCGTTGCGGGCATGCAGGGCGTCCACCGCCGCGATCACCGCGCGGTCGGCCGGGTCGGTCCAACAGGTATCGGTCGCGGCGCCCGCGGTGAGCGACCGCACCTGGTCGGAGGTCAGCCCCGCCTTCGAGGCGAACACCGCGATGTGGATGCCCCACTCGTACTCGGCCCCGCACAGCGCCGTGGTCCGGTCGATGACGAGTTCGCGCTGCCGCAGCGACAGCGCGCTGCGCCGCGACAGGTAGTAGCTGCCCCACCCGTGGATCGCGTGGGCCCGGGCGGGCCGCACCGCGAAGGCCCGGAACAGGGCGAGCGGTGGACCGAGTTTCTCCAGGGCAGCGGCGGTGTCGTCGTCATGCGGCGGCGAAACCAGCGGCACCCGCGTGTGGTTCGGATTCCGAAGCATGCCCGTACGCTAGCATCGGTGCTTCGGAAAGAGAAGCGCAGAGGGAGTAGGCATGCCCCGACCCGCACCGCTGCCGGGCCGCCCGGTCCGTGGTTCCCGGACCGGGCGGCCGGTCATGGCGATCCTGGATCTGCTCGGCCGCCGATGGACCCTTCGGGTGCTCTGGGAGCTGCGCGAGGACCCGGTCCCGACGTTCCGCGCGCTGCAACAGCGCTGCGACGGCGTCTCTTCAAGCGTGCTCACCGAACGCCTCGCCGAGCTGCGCGACGCCGCGATCCTCGAGCGCACCGACAGCGGCTACCAGCTGACCGAGCAGGGACGCGCCCTGCTCGACACCCTCGCCCCGCTGGAGAAATGGGCGAGCACGTGGCGGCCTACTTCCCCGGAGGAGTGAGCCAGGTCAGCACCCGGGCGATGCCCCGATCCCAGTACGCCCAGTCGTGATCTCCCTCGTCGAACGCGACGGTCGGCTGCCACCCGCACTGTTCGGCCTGCGCGGCGAAACGCTGGTTCGACGGATATGTCATGTCGGACGTGCCGCAGCCGAGGAACAGCTCGAAGAGCTGCCTGGATAGGCTGAGCCGATGGCGGTGAAGGTCTCCAGAGTCGACGTCATCGCGTATCGCCTGCACGCCCAGCATCTCGACGAACGCTTGGGCAAGCAGGGGCTGCTCGAAGCGGCCGGAGCGTGCGGCATCCAGAACAGCCCGCCCGGGTCGGCGTTGGCGGCCCTGCACGCCCGGGTGCGCAACCTCTCGCAGGATCGGTTCGACGCGGCGGTGGCCGAGGACAAGAGCCTGCTGCAGAGCTGGTGCATGCGCGGGTCGCCGTTCTACGTCCCGGCCGCTGAGGCAGCGGTATTCACGACCGGCGTGCTGCCGCCGACCGAGGAGGCGATGCGCCACTTCATTCTCGGGGCGGGGCCGTCGGTGGACGAACTCGGCCTGGAGCTCACCGACGCCGTCGCGCTGGCCGGTGCCGAGATCGGCGATGTCCTGACCGGACGCCGACTGGCCATCGACGAGCTCGGCGCAGAGCTCGCTGAGCGGATCGCCGGCAAGTTGTCGAGGAAGCAACGCGACATCTGGCAGAAGGAGGGTCCCTATGCCGCTGGACAACCGCTCGGCGAAGGCGTCGTGCACTTCTGCATCCGTATCCTCACTTTGCAGAAAGTGGTCTGCTTCGCGCCACGCGATGGGAACCAGGCGCCGTTCGTGCTGGTCGATGAGTGGTTGAGTGATCCAATCCCGGACACCGACCCGGAATCCGCGCGCGCCGAGCTGCTTCGCCGATATCTGCGTTGTTACGGTCCGTCGACCCGAGCGGACTTCGCCGCCTGGCTGGGCGTCCGTCCCGGCGACGCCGGCCCCTGGTGGAGCCTGGTCGAGGATGAGATGACGGAGGTCTCGTTCGGCCGCAGGACGTGGATTCTCACCGAGGATCTCGATGGGTTGCGGTCAGCAACGATGCCCAAGGGGGTACGGCTGCTTCCGCCTCGGGATCCCTACACACAGCTGCGTGACCGCGGGACCGTCGTCGACAAGCAGCATCATCGGGACGTGTGGAAGGCTGTCGGCGCCCCGGGCGTGGTGCTTGTGGACGGCGAGATCGCCGGTGTCTGGCGTTCGCGTAAGAGCGGGCGGAAGCTGACCATGACCGTGTCCTCGTTCGGCACCTTGCCGGCGCGGAGCAGGAAGCCACTACTGGCCGAGGCCGAGCAGCTCGCCACACTGCGTGGCGCCTCATCGGTCGATGTCGACTTCGGCTCCAGCGCTGCGTCGGCCACCTAGTCACCCTTCCGGGCAGGTGGGGTGGTCCTCCTGTCCGGTCGAACGATGTGGGCCTGCCTGCGGGTGACTAACCTGACCCCGAGCAAGACGGATGTACATACGTCAATCAAACGGGGGAGCATGTCATGAGTGTCCTGCTGAGGCGGCGGCTGTTCGGCGCCTTTTCCGTGCTGCTGTTGTCGCTCGTCGCGAGCGTGTTCATACCGGCCGGCCCGGCGCAGGCGACGCCGTGGACGAACGTCGGATCGAAAGCAGTCTCCGGCCGGTTCGTCTACCTTCGCGACAGTTCCGGCAACTGCATGGATGTCGAGCTGTCGAACGCGCCGAACGGCCAGAAGGTGCAGCAGTACGCCTGCCAGAACGGGCCGTGGAACCAGCAGTTCCAGCTGGTCAGCATCGGGACCGTGAACAGCGTGGCGGCCTGGCGCATCAAGCCGCGCTACAACACGAACAAGTGTCTCGACGTCCGTGACGGGGTGACCAGTCAATTCGGGGTTCCGATGCAGGTCTGGGACTGCCACAACGGGTGGCAGCAGATGTTCCGGCTGCAGGTGGTCTACAACAGCGGGACCTTCATCAGGTACTGGATCCGGCCGGTCTACAACCACCACTGCCTGACGACGTATCAGCAGGCGACGATGAATTCGCCGATCTTGTCGTATCCCTGTAACGACGACCTGGGCAACCAGCTCTGGTATCTGGCCTACTGATCTGGCTCCCGCCGTCAGGTGACGCCGGGGGAGGGTGGCACGTCGGCGGTCTTGCCCAAATTATCTTAGTCATTAAGATAATCGCGTGGTCATATCGACGGACTTCTCGGTGGCGATCGCCGGCGCCGGTCTCTCCGGCCTCTGCCTCGCCCAGTACCTGATGCGCGCCGGCATCGACGTGCACGTCTACGAGCGGGACCTGGGCCCCTTCATCCGGCAGCAGGGCTACCGGATCATCCTCGACCGGTACGGGCTGCAGGCGCTGCGCGAGAGCCTGCCCCGCCCGCTGTACCGGCTGGCGCTGACCACCGGCGACGAGCCCGGCGGGCACCTGCGCTTCACCGACAGCCGCCTGCGGAACGCCTTCACCATCACCTTCAAGGACGAGCCGCACGCGACCCGCCAGGTCGACCGGCTGACCCTGCGATCGATCCTGATGTCCGGGCTGGAGGGGCGCATCCACTACGGCAAGGCCGCCGTCGCGGTGGACAGCGGCGGCCCGGCCGGGCTCCGGCTGCGGTTCGCCGACGGCGGGGCCGCCGCGGCGAGCGTCGTCGTGGGCGCGGACGGCGTCGGCTCGGCACTGCGCGCGCAGCTCACACCGGACGCAGGCCCGGCGAGCACCCCGATGGCGGGCGTCTACGGACGTTCGCCCCTGCGGCGCAACGGCGAGGAGGTCATCCCGGACGCGCTGCGTACCAGCGGGGTGCTGGCCATCGCCGATGAGCCGGGCCGCGCCTTCTTCTTCACCTCCATGCGGTTCGGGGAGAACCCGCGGGAGGCGTTCGCGCGCGTGACTCCGGGAACGTACGCGCCCACCGGCGACGACTACGTCATGTGGGGGCTGCTGGTGCAGCAGCATGAGGTGCCGATCGGCGTACGCGGTGACCTGCTGGCGTTGCGGGACCTGGCCGCGCGGATGAGCACGGATTTCCACCCGCTCATCCGGCGGCTGGTCGACACGGCGGAGCTGGACGCCACGGTGCTCAA is part of the Actinoplanes sp. NBC_00393 genome and harbors:
- a CDS encoding carboxymuconolactone decarboxylase family protein → MLRNPNHTRVPLVSPPHDDDTAAALEKLGPPLALFRAFAVRPARAHAIHGWGSYYLSRRSALSLRQRELVIDRTTALCGAEYEWGIHIAVFASKAGLTSDQVRSLTAGAATDTCWTDPADRAVIAAVDALHARNDLDDLEWAALAEAVGPDGAVDLMLVCGWYHAISYVARAARLAPEPGSPAFSEYGR
- a CDS encoding nucleoside hydrolase, whose protein sequence is MGDFAARPIIVDCDPGHDDALALLLAAGDARVRLLGVTTVAGNQTLEKTTRNALKVLALAGVTGVPVAAGCDRPLVGELTVAEDIHGASGLDGPELDVPVGELAGVHAVELMRRLIADSAEPVTLIATGPLTNVALLLRSHPPVVPRISRIVFMGGSTERGNTTPYGEFNIVTDPEAADIVLRSGVPATMIGLNVTHQALATDEIIAEFRGLGTRLGDMCAELMTFFASTYRRVFGFEHPPVHDPIAVAQVIDASIVRTVTAPVAVELVGTYTRGATVVDLHRRSGRNPEADIAVGLDVDAFWRLLMSAVRTLGR
- a CDS encoding winged helix DNA-binding domain-containing protein, encoding MAVKVSRVDVIAYRLHAQHLDERLGKQGLLEAAGACGIQNSPPGSALAALHARVRNLSQDRFDAAVAEDKSLLQSWCMRGSPFYVPAAEAAVFTTGVLPPTEEAMRHFILGAGPSVDELGLELTDAVALAGAEIGDVLTGRRLAIDELGAELAERIAGKLSRKQRDIWQKEGPYAAGQPLGEGVVHFCIRILTLQKVVCFAPRDGNQAPFVLVDEWLSDPIPDTDPESARAELLRRYLRCYGPSTRADFAAWLGVRPGDAGPWWSLVEDEMTEVSFGRRTWILTEDLDGLRSATMPKGVRLLPPRDPYTQLRDRGTVVDKQHHRDVWKAVGAPGVVLVDGEIAGVWRSRKSGRKLTMTVSSFGTLPARSRKPLLAEAEQLATLRGASSVDVDFGSSAASAT
- a CDS encoding DUF6401 family natural product biosynthesis protein, translating into MEMDQQTRQAVLAAARLSLAQWTHQLGAAGMEAMRLVPGLAAAVDQHVAQIRETIGRVRPDTLAAYADGVADTVTAKGWSADETKAGWHRASWPSLHLLAICVLAETTA
- a CDS encoding helix-turn-helix transcriptional regulator — encoded protein: MIDDMTAGRLLSMLLLLQTRGRLSAGQLAEELGVSVRTAYRDLARLQAAGVPLYAETGQHGGYQLVEGYRTRLTGLSGGEARALFLAGLPAPAADLGLAEEVAAARLKLLAALPAELRDEAARTAAVFHLDAPGWYQEAQVQPFLTLLMDAVVAQRVVDAEYRRWRAPQEVRRVLHPYGLVLKSGVWYLVAASGAGKVSTYRVAQLRRVVVTPQQFQRPGGFDLAAHWHAYLADFEARRFTGEAVIRLSPQGRERLADLADQAVLRAVEQTAGEPGPDGWVRATIPIENVRHACQELLRFGADVEVIGPEPLRQALADIVRELATRYA
- a CDS encoding PRC and DUF2382 domain-containing protein → MITIDQIHTLSGRNVYDPEGDKIGSVGQIWHDGTGRPSWASVNTGLFGMNESLVPLDEADLQGDRLVVPFDKAKVKDAPNVDASDDEPLLRDDVERLYEYYGMSWADSSEAYQAGAAAGDANYRRTTTGDTDVTGADAMTRSEERLQTGTEREEAGRARLRKYVVSEQQQVNVPVEREEVRLEREPITEANRGAAFSGPDLTESEHEVTLHAERPVVDTETVPVERVRLGKESVTDEETVSAEVRKERIEADLPHEQGRRTVD
- a CDS encoding FAD-dependent oxidoreductase translates to MVISTDFSVAIAGAGLSGLCLAQYLMRAGIDVHVYERDLGPFIRQQGYRIILDRYGLQALRESLPRPLYRLALTTGDEPGGHLRFTDSRLRNAFTITFKDEPHATRQVDRLTLRSILMSGLEGRIHYGKAAVAVDSGGPAGLRLRFADGGAAAASVVVGADGVGSALRAQLTPDAGPASTPMAGVYGRSPLRRNGEEVIPDALRTSGVLAIADEPGRAFFFTSMRFGENPREAFARVTPGTYAPTGDDYVMWGLLVQQHEVPIGVRGDLLALRDLAARMSTDFHPLIRRLVDTAELDATVLNLFATGRRPHQWTVPRATLMGDAVHVMPPFGAHGGNTALRDAAVLGRRLVEARAGGTPVEEAIAGYQEEMVPYAFRAVDTAAGLMRRLTGGAAAPHWVLTRLLPRLHRVTVPEG
- a CDS encoding PRC and DUF2382 domain-containing protein; amino-acid sequence: MITKDDLGVLNGAEVYDSAGDRIGAVGQVYLDPHSGDPLWVTVRTGSLSFQESFVPLHGAHLDAGRLTVAVEQARIRQAPLLSAGGPLEQDDADRLSAHYGLTSDDDAMTRSEERLVTGTRREPAAKVRLRRYLVTEERQITVPVTREEVRLEQVPLGEEADSEEPGGAVTLHEQRPVVSTETVPVEHVRLTKQTVRGEETVTGTVRKEKIELHTPEEARGA
- a CDS encoding phosphotransferase family protein, producing MGGALGKLSEEQRRLLDEWIPGAAVEQDHSWGVVETTVLEMARAGSRFIVKAGGAADHHIEREIRAHLHWLEPWTSLGRAPLLLHHDSRAKLIVTTYLPGELVLDAEQVGDPGAYRQAGELLALLHAHTSQADDDYERRENQKSLKLLAGPHRIAGTTVERLQRMIAAWPTPPVTVVPTHGDWQPRNWLIHDGVVSIIDFGRAALRPPFTDLNRLDAQEFRTGPQLEAAFMAGYGSDPRAADGWHRSRMREAIATACWAYAQGIEEFEAQGHRMIAEASEAFIGRTR
- a CDS encoding RICIN domain-containing protein, with protein sequence MSVLLRRRLFGAFSVLLLSLVASVFIPAGPAQATPWTNVGSKAVSGRFVYLRDSSGNCMDVELSNAPNGQKVQQYACQNGPWNQQFQLVSIGTVNSVAAWRIKPRYNTNKCLDVRDGVTSQFGVPMQVWDCHNGWQQMFRLQVVYNSGTFIRYWIRPVYNHHCLTTYQQATMNSPILSYPCNDDLGNQLWYLAY
- a CDS encoding winged helix-turn-helix transcriptional regulator, with protein sequence MPRPAPLPGRPVRGSRTGRPVMAILDLLGRRWTLRVLWELREDPVPTFRALQQRCDGVSSSVLTERLAELRDAAILERTDSGYQLTEQGRALLDTLAPLEKWASTWRPTSPEE